The following proteins are encoded in a genomic region of Poecilia reticulata strain Guanapo unplaced genomic scaffold, Guppy_female_1.0+MT scaffold_190, whole genome shotgun sequence:
- the xrcc2 gene encoding DNA repair protein XRCC2 isoform X3, with the protein MSESGTQLFARLEARRCLKDVEPRLFAGDGGPDRGKTELLYHLLCRCVLPETAGGLEVDVVFVDTLYSLDMFRLASVLDSRLNAGDSAGSDDAVLRSCLSRLLVVRCSCSSQLLLTLHFLETTLSSRPRAALLLIDSISAFYWSDRSEGGASVAKQEEKLSRCSELLGRLLRDFRITIFATCHPIRRGSNGPQSSSEADRSHLCRAWQRLVTHRLVCSRQEAEHNPANGDEGSGEQRNWQVFTVHCSSWTGTKASRVSSFRVTDGGVEFIWTPRPPPAL; encoded by the exons ATGAGTGAGAGCGGGACTCAG CTGTTTGCCCGTCTGGAGGCCCGGCGCTGCCTGAAGGACGTTGAGCCTCGGCTGTTTGCCGGTGATGGAGGACCTGACCGTG GAAAGACGGAGCTGCTCTACCACCTGCTGTGTCGCTGCGTCCTGCCAGAGACAGCTGGCGGTCTGGAGGTGGACGTCGTCTTTGTGGACACACTCTACAGTCTGGACATGTTCCGGCTGGCCAGTGTTCTGGACAGTCGACTGAACGCAG GTGATTCTGCCGGGTCTGATGATGCGGTTCTGCGCTCGTGTCTGTCTCGCCTCCTGGTGGTCCGCTGCTCCTGTTCTTCCCAGCTCCTCCTCACCCTTCACTTCCTGGAGACCACCTTGTCTTCTCGACCCAGAGCAGCGCTCCTTCTCATTGACAGCATCTCGGCGTTCTATTGGTCGGATCGCAGTGAGGGCGGAGCCAGCGTTGccaagcaggaggagaagcTCAGCAGGTGTTCGGAGCTGCTGGGTCGACTGCTCAG GGACTTCAGAATCACCATCTTTGCAACCTGCCACCCCATCAGGAGAGGTTCCAATGGACCACAATCCTCCTCAGAGGCAGACCGGTCCCACCTCTGCCGTGCCTGGCAGCGTCTGGTGACCCATCGGCTGGTTTGCTCCAGACAGGAAGCTGAACATAACCCAGCAAATGGAGACGAAGGGAGCGGAGAGCAGAGGAACTGGCAGGTCTTCACCGTCCACTGCTCCTCCTGGACCGGCACCAAGGCTTCCAGggtcagctccttcagagtgACGGATGGTGGCGTGGAGTTCATCTGGACCCCCAGACCTCCTCCTGCTCTTTAA
- the xrcc2 gene encoding DNA repair protein XRCC2 isoform X2 — protein MSESGTQLFARLEARRCLKDVEPRLFAGDGGPDRGEVVEVYGPEGTGKTELLYHLLCRCVLPETAGGLEVDVVFVDTLYSLDMFRLASVLDSRLNAGDSAGSDDAVLRSCLSRLLVVRCSCSSQLLLTLHFLETTLSSRPRAALLLIDSISAFYWSDRSEGGASVAKQEEKLSRCSELLGRLLRDFRITIFATCHPIRRGSNGPQSSSEADRSHLCRAWQRLVTHRLVCSRQEAEHNPANGDEGSGEQRNWQVFTVHCSSWTGTKASRVSSFRVTDGGVEFIWTPRPPPAL, from the exons ATGAGTGAGAGCGGGACTCAG CTGTTTGCCCGTCTGGAGGCCCGGCGCTGCCTGAAGGACGTTGAGCCTCGGCTGTTTGCCGGTGATGGAGGACCTGACCGTG GGGAGGTGGTGGAGGTGTACGGTCCGGAGGGGACAG GAAAGACGGAGCTGCTCTACCACCTGCTGTGTCGCTGCGTCCTGCCAGAGACAGCTGGCGGTCTGGAGGTGGACGTCGTCTTTGTGGACACACTCTACAGTCTGGACATGTTCCGGCTGGCCAGTGTTCTGGACAGTCGACTGAACGCAG GTGATTCTGCCGGGTCTGATGATGCGGTTCTGCGCTCGTGTCTGTCTCGCCTCCTGGTGGTCCGCTGCTCCTGTTCTTCCCAGCTCCTCCTCACCCTTCACTTCCTGGAGACCACCTTGTCTTCTCGACCCAGAGCAGCGCTCCTTCTCATTGACAGCATCTCGGCGTTCTATTGGTCGGATCGCAGTGAGGGCGGAGCCAGCGTTGccaagcaggaggagaagcTCAGCAGGTGTTCGGAGCTGCTGGGTCGACTGCTCAG GGACTTCAGAATCACCATCTTTGCAACCTGCCACCCCATCAGGAGAGGTTCCAATGGACCACAATCCTCCTCAGAGGCAGACCGGTCCCACCTCTGCCGTGCCTGGCAGCGTCTGGTGACCCATCGGCTGGTTTGCTCCAGACAGGAAGCTGAACATAACCCAGCAAATGGAGACGAAGGGAGCGGAGAGCAGAGGAACTGGCAGGTCTTCACCGTCCACTGCTCCTCCTGGACCGGCACCAAGGCTTCCAGggtcagctccttcagagtgACGGATGGTGGCGTGGAGTTCATCTGGACCCCCAGACCTCCTCCTGCTCTTTAA
- the xrcc2 gene encoding DNA repair protein XRCC2 isoform X1, translating to MSESGTQLFARLEARRCLKDVEPRLFAGDGGPDRGEVVEVYGPEGTGEVSLGPRVPCPDPLEPFCSGVSRKDGAALPPAVSLRPARDSWRSGGGRRLCGHTLQSGHVPAGQCSGQSTERDSAGSDDAVLRSCLSRLLVVRCSCSSQLLLTLHFLETTLSSRPRAALLLIDSISAFYWSDRSEGGASVAKQEEKLSRCSELLGRLLRDFRITIFATCHPIRRGSNGPQSSSEADRSHLCRAWQRLVTHRLVCSRQEAEHNPANGDEGSGEQRNWQVFTVHCSSWTGTKASRVSSFRVTDGGVEFIWTPRPPPAL from the exons ATGAGTGAGAGCGGGACTCAG CTGTTTGCCCGTCTGGAGGCCCGGCGCTGCCTGAAGGACGTTGAGCCTCGGCTGTTTGCCGGTGATGGAGGACCTGACCGTG GGGAGGTGGTGGAGGTGTACGGTCCGGAGGGGACAGGTGAGGTTTCATTGGGTCCACGGGTGCCGTGTCCTGACCCACTTGAGCCCTTTTGTTCTGGTGTCTCCAGGAAAGACGGAGCTGCTCTACCACCTGCTGTGTCGCTGCGTCCTGCCAGAGACAGCTGGCGGTCTGGAGGTGGACGTCGTCTTTGTGGACACACTCTACAGTCTGGACATGTTCCGGCTGGCCAGTGTTCTGGACAGTCGACTGAAC GTGATTCTGCCGGGTCTGATGATGCGGTTCTGCGCTCGTGTCTGTCTCGCCTCCTGGTGGTCCGCTGCTCCTGTTCTTCCCAGCTCCTCCTCACCCTTCACTTCCTGGAGACCACCTTGTCTTCTCGACCCAGAGCAGCGCTCCTTCTCATTGACAGCATCTCGGCGTTCTATTGGTCGGATCGCAGTGAGGGCGGAGCCAGCGTTGccaagcaggaggagaagcTCAGCAGGTGTTCGGAGCTGCTGGGTCGACTGCTCAG GGACTTCAGAATCACCATCTTTGCAACCTGCCACCCCATCAGGAGAGGTTCCAATGGACCACAATCCTCCTCAGAGGCAGACCGGTCCCACCTCTGCCGTGCCTGGCAGCGTCTGGTGACCCATCGGCTGGTTTGCTCCAGACAGGAAGCTGAACATAACCCAGCAAATGGAGACGAAGGGAGCGGAGAGCAGAGGAACTGGCAGGTCTTCACCGTCCACTGCTCCTCCTGGACCGGCACCAAGGCTTCCAGggtcagctccttcagagtgACGGATGGTGGCGTGGAGTTCATCTGGACCCCCAGACCTCCTCCTGCTCTTTAA